One Fuerstiella marisgermanici DNA window includes the following coding sequences:
- the trpA gene encoding tryptophan synthase subunit alpha: MSRISEAFDNAAQAGRMTFMPFITAGDPSTDTTAAVLKALRDAKVDLIELGFPYSDPIADGPVIQASYTRALDNGLTVQQVLDMMESLKEEGLPPVLAMVSYAIVFRYGIKSFANKAAQVGFSGLIMPDLPADEAEEMAAVAKAEGMDLVQLIAPTTTEARTQQILDASSGFVYCVSVAGTTGVRKQLPAELTDQLKSMRKSTTLPLAVGFGISSPEQVAELEGVADGIIVGSAIVRRMTEAANAAEAASSVQEFAEDMCRAVAAVKPSTRV; the protein is encoded by the coding sequence ATGTCCCGGATATCCGAAGCCTTTGACAATGCAGCTCAAGCGGGCCGCATGACATTTATGCCTTTCATCACGGCAGGCGATCCCTCAACCGACACCACGGCCGCTGTGCTTAAAGCGCTACGCGATGCGAAAGTGGACCTGATTGAACTAGGGTTTCCCTACAGCGATCCCATCGCCGACGGCCCCGTGATTCAGGCGTCGTACACCAGAGCCCTCGACAACGGCCTCACGGTGCAGCAGGTTCTGGACATGATGGAATCACTCAAGGAAGAAGGTTTGCCGCCTGTGCTGGCGATGGTGTCTTACGCAATCGTCTTCCGCTACGGCATTAAGAGTTTCGCAAATAAGGCAGCGCAAGTTGGCTTCAGCGGTTTGATTATGCCTGATCTTCCGGCCGACGAAGCAGAAGAGATGGCAGCGGTGGCCAAGGCTGAAGGGATGGACCTTGTCCAGCTGATCGCGCCGACAACGACAGAAGCTCGCACGCAGCAGATTCTGGATGCGTCCAGCGGCTTTGTGTACTGCGTATCTGTCGCGGGGACGACGGGCGTGCGTAAACAGTTGCCAGCAGAATTGACTGATCAACTGAAGTCGATGCGGAAGTCCACAACTCTGCCGCTTGCCGTGGGGTTTGGCATTAGCAGCCCGGAACAGGTTGCAGAACTGGAAGGTGTCGCCGACGGTATCATCGTGGGGTCCGCCATCGTGCGACGCATGACTGAGGCTGCCAATGCGGCCGAAGCTGCCAGTTCGGTACAGGAATTCGCTGAAGACATGTGCCGCGCCGTTGCGGCCGTAAAACCTTCAACGCGGGTCTGA
- a CDS encoding DUF1559 domain-containing protein, with the protein MHARNSLRQHTAARNRRGFTLIELLVVISIIATLMSLILPAIQNAREAARRTQCLNNMRNVGTAVLANATKRNDQIPAYGRYTPIPPPGVANPTPHQVECAPLGGVNWVVDCLSEMDRQDIFDRWDTNAAVGDPGNTALGQMSLPLLTCPDDDSAFQKPGGLSYVINSGFGDLNKIGEYVGALAAGNNPSEFQMHNFTAIPADWNEDSIVNGAASAPFSDEADQAITKASGLSWVQVRSNNMSQRLATVYDGMSNTLMLAENVNAGVAGTWSNPSPANCTFIYPFEATLADSTNFPDPPLPTGWSGTPNANLHKGEGVPTPSSFHPGIVNFVMVDGSTRTISENIDREVYVRLITPAGSKLRWPGFRPEDPLSADQF; encoded by the coding sequence ATGCATGCTCGAAATTCCCTCCGCCAGCACACTGCTGCCCGTAACCGTCGGGGTTTCACCCTGATCGAACTCCTGGTCGTGATCTCAATCATTGCCACCCTGATGTCGCTAATCCTCCCAGCTATCCAGAACGCGCGCGAGGCGGCTCGGCGGACTCAGTGTTTAAACAATATGCGGAATGTGGGCACCGCAGTATTGGCGAACGCGACAAAGCGGAATGATCAGATTCCTGCCTATGGACGCTATACTCCCATTCCGCCGCCGGGAGTCGCGAATCCAACGCCGCATCAAGTCGAATGTGCTCCGCTGGGCGGCGTAAACTGGGTGGTTGACTGCCTAAGTGAAATGGACCGGCAGGATATCTTCGACCGCTGGGACACGAACGCCGCGGTTGGCGATCCCGGGAATACTGCTCTTGGTCAAATGTCGCTGCCGCTGCTCACCTGCCCGGATGACGATTCCGCATTTCAAAAACCGGGCGGACTCAGCTACGTCATCAACAGTGGCTTTGGGGATCTCAACAAGATCGGCGAATATGTTGGAGCACTCGCTGCCGGCAACAACCCGAGCGAATTTCAAATGCACAACTTTACAGCGATCCCGGCCGACTGGAACGAAGACTCAATCGTTAACGGAGCCGCGTCGGCCCCTTTCAGCGATGAAGCCGATCAGGCGATCACCAAAGCGTCGGGCCTGTCCTGGGTCCAGGTTCGGTCGAACAACATGAGCCAACGGCTTGCAACCGTTTACGATGGAATGTCGAACACGCTGATGCTGGCCGAAAATGTCAATGCAGGAGTCGCAGGGACATGGTCGAACCCTTCGCCAGCCAATTGCACGTTTATCTATCCTTTCGAAGCTACATTGGCGGACAGTACAAACTTCCCTGACCCGCCTTTGCCGACCGGCTGGTCCGGGACGCCCAACGCGAATCTGCATAAGGGGGAAGGCGTTCCCACGCCATCTTCATTCCATCCGGGGATCGTGAACTTTGTCATGGTCGACGGTTCGACTCGCACCATCAGCGAAAACATCGATCGCGAAGTTTACGTGCGCCTGATTACCCCGGCAGGCTCAAAACTCCGCTGGCCCGGCTTTCGCCCCGAAGACCCACTCTCCGCTGACCAATTCTAA
- the rpiB gene encoding ribose 5-phosphate isomerase B, with translation MKIAIASDHAGYEYKQQIIAKLIELGHEPHDFGTDSTDSVDYPDYIRPAAEAVARGEFDRGIVLGGSGNGEAIVANRVPGVRCGLCWNEESARLNRQHNDGNVLALGERMMDLKTALAIVDVWLKTRFEGGRHVARISKIDAAQQ, from the coding sequence ATGAAGATCGCAATCGCCTCAGACCACGCCGGTTACGAATACAAACAGCAGATCATCGCGAAGCTGATTGAGCTGGGGCATGAGCCTCACGACTTCGGCACGGATTCAACGGATTCAGTCGACTACCCGGATTACATCCGCCCTGCGGCCGAAGCGGTGGCTCGCGGTGAGTTTGACCGCGGCATCGTGCTGGGCGGTTCCGGCAATGGCGAAGCGATTGTGGCCAACCGAGTTCCCGGCGTCCGCTGCGGGCTGTGCTGGAATGAAGAATCTGCTCGCCTAAACCGTCAACACAATGACGGCAACGTCCTAGCGTTGGGCGAGCGGATGATGGACCTGAAAACAGCGTTGGCGATTGTCGACGTGTGGCTGAAGACGCGGTTTGAAGGCGGACGACATGTCGCCCGTATCTCAAAGATCGACGCGGCGCAGCAGTAG
- a CDS encoding TylF/MycF/NovP-related O-methyltransferase — MPGQLRTRKTQGPLPQHHRNTLIGGGIIAAVTGLLLFLFVRTGGWQDTWGWSTLATVTAVAAILTIAGWCVLAIVFRRKIPPRDTRMGPTPPYNAEEYAAVGLGPLTDSAEGRDLYIDLMKRAVTNILYEDYPVFFALGTKKWEVAQEFDLAHRVAGNDGPTQAHTMIGTQRLEHIQSCIEQILAENIPGDFAETGSFRGGATIFMRAVLKGHHVTDRKVFVCDAFVPPQPELAPQPLLTLVQAIAAIPGEANRRRIFSMMERMPQKHRAFPLCENPSDDWITFVLWALQHPEVIQCGDTTSLEHVKSRFARYGLLDEQVVFIPGYFAEVLPDAPIGPLSLLRLDGDTFESTHDAIVALYPKLSPGGFCIIDDYNTFDDCKRAITEYREQNHIDEEIHAVGKHAAFWRKKI, encoded by the coding sequence ATGCCCGGACAGCTACGAACGCGAAAAACTCAGGGACCACTCCCACAACACCATCGCAACACATTGATCGGCGGCGGCATCATTGCCGCAGTGACTGGCCTGCTGCTGTTTCTGTTCGTCAGAACGGGCGGGTGGCAAGACACTTGGGGCTGGTCCACGTTGGCAACAGTGACGGCGGTCGCCGCAATTCTAACCATCGCCGGGTGGTGTGTGCTGGCGATCGTTTTCCGTCGCAAGATCCCACCACGTGACACGCGAATGGGGCCAACTCCCCCTTACAACGCTGAAGAATACGCGGCGGTCGGACTTGGCCCTCTGACCGATTCTGCCGAAGGTCGAGATCTCTACATCGATCTGATGAAACGCGCGGTCACCAATATTTTGTATGAGGACTACCCTGTCTTTTTTGCGCTGGGTACAAAAAAATGGGAGGTGGCTCAGGAATTCGACCTGGCCCATCGAGTCGCCGGCAACGACGGTCCGACTCAGGCCCACACCATGATTGGTACTCAGCGCCTTGAACATATTCAGTCGTGCATTGAACAGATTCTGGCGGAGAACATCCCTGGCGACTTTGCGGAAACAGGATCGTTTCGAGGCGGTGCCACAATTTTTATGCGAGCGGTTCTGAAAGGGCACCACGTCACGGATCGCAAAGTCTTCGTCTGCGACGCCTTCGTCCCGCCGCAACCGGAACTCGCCCCGCAGCCGCTTCTGACACTCGTGCAGGCCATTGCCGCGATACCGGGCGAAGCGAATCGCCGTCGGATTTTTTCCATGATGGAACGGATGCCGCAAAAGCATCGCGCGTTCCCGTTGTGTGAGAATCCCAGCGACGACTGGATTACGTTTGTCCTGTGGGCTCTACAACATCCGGAAGTCATTCAATGCGGCGACACAACCAGTCTCGAACACGTGAAGTCTCGCTTCGCCCGCTATGGTCTGCTCGACGAACAAGTCGTCTTCATTCCCGGATATTTCGCTGAAGTGCTGCCGGACGCTCCGATCGGTCCATTGTCCCTGTTGAGGCTGGACGGAGACACGTTCGAGAGTACTCATGACGCGATCGTAGCTCTTTACCCAAAGCTGTCGCCAGGCGGATTCTGCATCATCGACGATTACAACACGTTCGACGATTGCAAACGAGCCATCACTGAGTATCGCGAGCAAAACCATATCGATGAAGAGATTCATGCCGTCGGAAAACATGCTGCGTTTTGGCGGAAGAAGATCTGA
- a CDS encoding peroxiredoxin family protein translates to MKHLLQLAAVAIPLCSYFASLPVSQGDEAKPTAKDATPPKESTDDVLLEGHSGHGEVFNEGPRQAAYLMDGVGNVHFDVTTKSDEARAFVRQGVGQLHGFWYFESERCFRQAAMIDPDCATAYWGMAMSNRKSTDRAKGFIEKATERKDKVSKREQMLIKAFETYINAKAGSKEEKEKRAKKYVTDLEAILFDFPDDIEVKAFLCEFLWSAKREGIDMVSYFAVDALIQQVLDVEPLHPVHHYRIHLWDSHKAEMALESAARCGLAAPAIAHMWHMPGHIYSRLKRYHDAVYQQEASARVDHAHMMKDLVIPDQIHNFAHNNEWCIRNLVHVGRVNDAIDLAKNMISMPRHPKYNHIGKSGSYKYGRQRLQDVLRTYQLHEQLIALADTPYLEKCDNEGEDLKRDRYLASALVAVGDVEKANAIRSELDKAATDEKAKQKKAGDEAEAKAKEEKKNEKEIKKARSDAEGKFKNRLKDIDKAIAEIDGRLAAREGDVKRALELFKKADGVPVEEQVALMLQDGQKDEAVKKINAHVRSNRGEVRPLAAQVATLWAADKKDDARKAFEELRKLSSAVDLQVPAFANLTPIATELGFDANWRMEATVASDTGARPALSSLGPFRWQPVQAANWTLHDVDNNPRSLSDFDGKPVVVIFYLGAGCLHCAEQLQAFAPKTEEFRKAGYEVVAISSDKQTVMKRAYEDLENGFPFPLVSDSDLSIFKAYRCYDDFEKQPLHGTFVIDTQGRIRWQDISYEPFMDPDFVLKEANRLLGQDNWEATTKTERLTVLPK, encoded by the coding sequence ATGAAACATCTGCTCCAGCTTGCCGCCGTTGCCATTCCATTGTGCAGCTACTTCGCATCACTGCCGGTCTCGCAAGGCGACGAAGCGAAGCCGACTGCCAAAGACGCGACACCACCCAAAGAATCCACAGACGACGTGCTTCTGGAAGGGCATTCCGGGCACGGTGAAGTGTTTAACGAAGGACCACGCCAGGCGGCCTATCTGATGGACGGAGTCGGCAACGTGCATTTCGACGTCACCACTAAATCGGACGAAGCGCGAGCTTTCGTGCGACAGGGAGTCGGTCAACTGCACGGCTTCTGGTACTTCGAATCCGAACGCTGTTTCCGCCAGGCAGCCATGATTGACCCTGACTGTGCCACGGCGTACTGGGGCATGGCGATGTCAAACCGCAAAAGCACTGATCGCGCGAAGGGCTTCATCGAAAAAGCGACGGAACGAAAAGACAAAGTCTCCAAGCGAGAACAGATGCTGATCAAGGCATTCGAGACCTACATCAACGCGAAGGCTGGATCGAAAGAAGAAAAAGAAAAGCGAGCAAAGAAGTACGTCACGGATCTTGAAGCCATACTGTTTGATTTTCCGGACGACATCGAAGTGAAAGCGTTTCTCTGCGAATTCCTCTGGTCAGCTAAACGTGAAGGCATCGACATGGTCAGCTACTTCGCGGTTGACGCTTTGATTCAGCAGGTATTGGACGTGGAACCGTTGCATCCGGTGCACCACTATCGCATTCACTTATGGGATTCGCACAAGGCTGAGATGGCGTTGGAATCTGCGGCTCGCTGCGGCCTGGCGGCTCCCGCGATCGCTCATATGTGGCACATGCCCGGCCACATCTATTCGCGGCTAAAACGCTATCACGACGCTGTCTACCAGCAGGAAGCCTCTGCACGAGTTGACCATGCTCACATGATGAAGGACCTTGTGATTCCCGACCAGATTCACAACTTCGCTCATAACAATGAATGGTGCATTCGCAATCTGGTACACGTTGGCCGAGTCAACGATGCCATCGATTTGGCGAAGAATATGATCTCCATGCCGCGGCATCCGAAGTACAACCACATTGGAAAATCGGGCAGCTACAAATACGGTCGGCAGCGGTTGCAGGACGTCCTGCGAACATACCAGCTGCACGAACAGCTAATCGCCCTCGCCGACACCCCGTACCTGGAAAAGTGCGACAACGAAGGCGAAGACTTAAAGCGAGACCGCTACCTTGCCTCTGCACTGGTCGCCGTCGGTGACGTTGAGAAAGCAAATGCGATCCGCAGCGAACTCGACAAAGCAGCGACTGACGAAAAAGCCAAGCAAAAGAAAGCGGGCGACGAAGCCGAAGCAAAGGCCAAAGAGGAAAAGAAGAACGAAAAGGAAATCAAGAAGGCTCGCAGCGACGCAGAAGGCAAGTTCAAGAATCGTCTTAAAGACATCGACAAAGCCATCGCTGAAATCGACGGTCGTCTGGCCGCGCGTGAAGGCGACGTCAAAAGGGCACTTGAGCTGTTCAAAAAGGCGGACGGAGTTCCTGTCGAAGAACAGGTGGCACTAATGCTGCAGGATGGTCAGAAAGACGAAGCAGTCAAGAAGATCAACGCTCACGTTCGCAGTAACCGCGGCGAAGTCCGCCCCCTTGCCGCTCAGGTCGCAACACTGTGGGCGGCCGACAAGAAGGACGACGCCAGGAAGGCATTCGAGGAACTTCGGAAGCTATCCAGTGCTGTCGATTTGCAAGTGCCTGCCTTCGCTAACCTGACGCCTATCGCCACTGAGCTTGGGTTCGACGCGAACTGGCGAATGGAAGCGACAGTCGCGTCGGACACTGGAGCTCGCCCGGCGCTGAGTTCGCTGGGTCCGTTTCGCTGGCAGCCCGTGCAGGCTGCAAACTGGACGTTACACGACGTCGACAACAATCCGCGTTCACTATCAGATTTCGACGGCAAGCCCGTGGTCGTGATCTTCTATCTGGGTGCCGGGTGTCTGCACTGTGCTGAACAGCTGCAGGCGTTTGCTCCGAAGACAGAAGAATTCCGCAAGGCAGGCTACGAGGTCGTCGCGATCAGCTCAGACAAACAGACCGTGATGAAACGGGCGTATGAGGACCTGGAAAACGGATTTCCATTCCCACTGGTTTCGGATTCTGACCTGAGCATTTTCAAGGCCTACCGCTGCTACGATGACTTCGAAAAACAGCCGCTGCATGGCACGTTTGTCATCGACACCCAAGGGCGTATCCGCTGGCAGGACATCAGCTACGAACCGTTTATGGATCCGGACTTCGTCCTGAAAGAAGCCAACCGTTTACTCGGCCAGGACAACTGGGAAGCCACCACAAAGACCGAACGGCTCACCGTGTTGCCAAAGTAG
- a CDS encoding Uma2 family endonuclease, translated as MINSAVASTMAERLEELGCIGLDRVRLDPAPGTATIDDLVAANSNGARRCELIDHTLVEKVMGYEASVVAAAILEFLRRHVASRKLGLVSGADGFFQLLTSSVRGPDVALVLRDRLPNGRFPTDAFPSIAPDLVVEVLSPGNTKQEMSRKRIEYFHSGVQLVWMVDCTHRTVAVYQSPDRPVILNENDMITAEPVLADFSHPVAEFFADLDLGAE; from the coding sequence ATGATCAACTCGGCGGTAGCTTCCACCATGGCTGAACGCCTTGAAGAACTGGGCTGCATTGGGCTTGACCGAGTGCGGCTGGACCCGGCTCCTGGAACGGCGACGATTGACGATCTTGTCGCAGCCAACAGCAACGGGGCGCGTCGCTGCGAACTGATCGATCATACACTGGTGGAGAAGGTCATGGGGTACGAAGCTTCTGTCGTAGCGGCGGCCATCCTTGAGTTTCTCCGGCGACATGTCGCGTCGCGAAAGTTGGGGCTGGTGTCTGGGGCGGATGGGTTCTTTCAGTTGCTGACCAGCTCAGTGCGCGGACCTGACGTGGCTTTGGTGTTGCGTGACCGACTTCCGAATGGCCGCTTTCCGACGGACGCATTTCCTTCGATCGCGCCTGATTTAGTGGTGGAAGTGTTGAGCCCCGGCAACACAAAGCAGGAAATGTCTCGCAAGCGGATTGAGTACTTTCATTCCGGTGTACAACTGGTGTGGATGGTCGACTGTACGCACCGCACCGTCGCGGTTTATCAGTCGCCAGACCGGCCTGTGATCCTAAACGAAAATGACATGATCACCGCTGAACCGGTGCTGGCAGACTTCTCGCATCCGGTCGCTGAATTTTTCGCGGATCTGGATCTAGGTGCAGAATAG
- a CDS encoding tetratricopeptide repeat protein, translating into MRWIVLSIGLFFVTGCGSGSPETPADTAGVPLSIKSPVEAENVGGNKPATLPEAMANPAVEQLVAKAKAGIVGGKAPIAVEALSQAIGIDPKDPTLFRMRADVYALIGEFANARADFSLAIQADPNNAELHNVRGYFLMTRGATNDALNDFNKALELNPSLAAAWNNRGLIHLSANNYDAAEADFVKATELDRKYVDAVNNLGFVRMKAGKLDQSLSDLQQAVKLNPKYTTAWNNLGLVNMQKENYDAAVEAFSKAIELAPLDVRWRNHRRAAYLKLERFEEATADGNRVAWLTGLAQLTNHAAQKSNDANAWIQRARHLTSGSEFGAAVQDYSRALSLDPANLAALNGRAYAWFQTGELQKAIADCDQSLVVEPSANAFSVRGDAWLALKNFDQAVKDFEAANRFDEVVAEAYKGRAEQRKAAGQTQLAQEDLKKAQQILSGVAGQSDSHETAAKPVPFPAQ; encoded by the coding sequence ATGCGCTGGATTGTGCTGTCAATTGGATTGTTTTTCGTCACCGGCTGCGGTTCCGGGTCCCCCGAGACTCCCGCTGACACGGCAGGCGTGCCGCTGTCGATCAAGAGTCCGGTGGAAGCGGAGAATGTCGGCGGTAACAAACCAGCCACGCTGCCCGAAGCTATGGCGAACCCAGCCGTTGAACAGCTGGTAGCAAAGGCCAAAGCGGGCATCGTCGGTGGAAAAGCGCCGATTGCCGTCGAAGCACTTAGCCAGGCCATCGGGATCGACCCGAAAGACCCCACGCTGTTTCGCATGCGAGCCGACGTGTATGCGTTGATTGGTGAATTCGCCAACGCTCGAGCTGACTTTTCGCTGGCCATTCAGGCCGACCCGAACAACGCCGAACTGCACAACGTGCGCGGCTACTTCTTGATGACTCGCGGAGCGACCAACGATGCTCTGAACGATTTCAACAAAGCATTGGAACTGAATCCCAGCCTGGCGGCGGCATGGAACAATCGCGGGCTGATTCACCTTTCTGCCAACAACTACGACGCTGCCGAAGCTGACTTCGTCAAGGCAACGGAACTCGATCGCAAGTACGTCGATGCCGTCAACAACCTTGGCTTTGTCAGAATGAAAGCCGGAAAACTCGACCAATCGCTCAGCGATTTACAGCAGGCCGTGAAGCTGAATCCGAAGTACACAACGGCATGGAATAACCTCGGCCTTGTGAACATGCAGAAGGAAAACTATGACGCAGCCGTCGAAGCGTTTTCTAAAGCAATCGAACTCGCTCCGCTGGACGTTCGCTGGCGAAACCATCGTCGCGCCGCGTACCTGAAGCTGGAACGATTTGAAGAAGCAACGGCCGATGGCAACCGAGTCGCGTGGTTGACGGGCCTGGCTCAACTTACGAACCACGCCGCTCAAAAATCCAATGACGCCAATGCGTGGATTCAGCGAGCTCGGCATTTGACATCCGGCTCCGAATTCGGCGCTGCGGTCCAGGACTATTCCCGCGCCCTGTCGCTGGATCCTGCCAACCTTGCCGCTCTTAATGGCCGCGCCTATGCGTGGTTTCAAACGGGGGAACTTCAAAAAGCGATTGCCGATTGCGATCAATCACTGGTTGTCGAACCATCGGCGAATGCGTTCTCCGTTCGAGGCGACGCGTGGCTGGCACTGAAGAATTTTGATCAGGCAGTGAAAGACTTCGAAGCAGCCAATCGTTTCGACGAGGTTGTTGCAGAAGCCTATAAAGGTCGAGCCGAACAGCGCAAGGCAGCCGGCCAAACGCAACTCGCACAGGAAGACCTGAAGAAGGCTCAGCAGATCCTGTCCGGCGTAGCTGGCCAATCAGACAGCCACGAAACAGCCGCCAAGCCCGTCCCGTTTCCGGCTCAATAG
- a CDS encoding NAD-dependent epimerase/dehydratase family protein, whose product MKRIVITGSSGYLGRKLVSALQSQGACVLGIDVNAADADEPDEFHQGDVRSAALLNVIKAFKPDTMIHSAFLIKQSRDGRQMHDINVGGTKNLVRIADEVKPERFLFFSSATALGAWPDNPVPIPDGTNARARTEYQYAAEKADLETDIQDLASRHSDMSVSWVRPSIVGGPRMDNFLSRFIFTMPFMIRLDGYDHPIQFVHEDDVVGAVQAILASNGRGPFNLGPPNHTTVTEIAGLTKRLAISVPFWMAYATAWVAWQSRFWLHESPPGFLYFGRYPWVVSPDRLTNEIGYTFRFSSTEVMLESFQHQAKVTP is encoded by the coding sequence ATGAAACGAATTGTTATCACGGGTAGCTCAGGCTACCTCGGCCGAAAACTGGTTTCTGCTTTACAATCGCAGGGCGCATGCGTACTCGGAATTGACGTGAACGCGGCCGATGCAGACGAACCCGATGAATTTCATCAGGGCGACGTTCGGTCAGCCGCGCTACTGAACGTCATCAAAGCGTTCAAACCAGACACGATGATCCACTCCGCGTTTTTGATCAAGCAGTCTCGCGATGGACGCCAGATGCATGACATCAATGTTGGCGGGACGAAGAATTTGGTCCGGATCGCTGATGAGGTGAAGCCCGAACGCTTTCTGTTTTTCTCCAGCGCCACAGCGCTGGGCGCATGGCCGGATAATCCGGTGCCGATTCCCGACGGAACCAACGCGAGGGCTCGCACCGAATATCAATACGCGGCCGAAAAAGCTGATTTGGAGACTGACATTCAGGACCTGGCATCGCGGCATTCCGATATGTCTGTTAGCTGGGTGCGTCCGTCGATCGTTGGTGGTCCGCGCATGGACAATTTCCTGTCGCGGTTCATCTTCACGATGCCGTTCATGATCAGGCTGGACGGTTACGATCACCCGATTCAGTTTGTCCATGAGGATGATGTTGTCGGAGCCGTCCAGGCGATTCTCGCCAGCAACGGTCGAGGTCCGTTCAATCTGGGGCCGCCGAACCACACGACTGTGACTGAAATCGCGGGACTCACCAAACGCCTTGCGATTTCGGTTCCATTCTGGATGGCCTACGCAACCGCCTGGGTTGCCTGGCAATCACGCTTCTGGCTGCACGAATCGCCACCCGGATTTCTGTACTTCGGCCGATATCCGTGGGTCGTATCGCCAGACCGATTGACCAACGAAATCGGTTATACGTTTCGGTTTTCCAGTACCGAAGTGATGCTGGAATCGTTCCAACATCAAGCCAAAGTGACGCCATAA
- a CDS encoding LolA family protein, translated as MINRSCDILILTTVLLFGSGCQTSWFRKEPQYVDPALPMSYSCHELVDYLNRQNQGLNGWRSTSTVMTVRLPNGLRPNLKGVIACQSPNYFRLTAENIMAEADLGSNASRCWMYSRPGDPAVLTWRHEDTALLQQIPTGMPYIDPKWLMLILGITPLDANDYELTQAPQGTHQLWLLAIEDTPHGRPIRRVIKVDTLRGVVREHVIFDSESHTIARATLSQHQLHNGHFLPGRVKLEFPATDSEITLTFKNIDTNPHLPDELWRIPARNMQVVDLGDVIRSRSRSQLSRPGQFSPVDQPFGPPKAALQPPEFGSPVQSAFGDGGSMYDGSPSAGSGAAASEFDGREIAEPNWDTPISFRRTADENGSFEAPAPAVDQAPAKQKPRGFFNWWK; from the coding sequence ATGATCAATCGAAGCTGCGACATCCTGATTCTGACGACCGTGCTGCTGTTCGGCAGCGGCTGCCAGACGTCATGGTTCCGAAAGGAGCCTCAGTACGTCGATCCGGCTTTGCCCATGAGCTATAGCTGCCACGAACTCGTCGACTATCTGAACCGCCAAAACCAGGGTCTCAATGGCTGGCGATCGACTTCAACGGTCATGACAGTCCGACTGCCCAATGGTCTGCGGCCCAACTTGAAGGGTGTCATTGCCTGCCAGTCCCCGAACTACTTTCGTCTGACGGCGGAAAATATCATGGCGGAAGCCGATCTGGGCTCCAACGCCAGCCGCTGCTGGATGTACTCCCGGCCGGGTGACCCAGCGGTTCTGACATGGCGTCACGAAGACACCGCTTTGCTGCAGCAGATCCCCACGGGAATGCCGTACATCGATCCCAAATGGCTGATGCTGATTTTGGGCATCACGCCGCTGGACGCAAACGACTATGAATTAACGCAAGCGCCCCAGGGAACTCACCAATTGTGGCTGTTAGCTATCGAAGACACGCCGCATGGCCGGCCGATTCGGCGTGTTATCAAGGTAGACACGCTTCGCGGTGTCGTTCGAGAACACGTTATTTTCGACAGCGAATCGCACACGATCGCACGAGCGACGCTTAGCCAGCATCAGTTGCATAATGGCCACTTCCTGCCGGGGCGAGTCAAGCTGGAGTTTCCGGCGACGGATTCGGAGATCACGCTCACGTTCAAGAACATCGATACGAATCCGCATCTGCCGGACGAACTGTGGCGGATTCCAGCTCGCAATATGCAGGTCGTGGATCTGGGAGATGTGATCCGTTCGCGTTCACGTTCGCAGCTTTCACGGCCAGGGCAGTTTTCACCAGTGGACCAGCCATTCGGTCCACCGAAAGCTGCGTTGCAGCCGCCGGAATTCGGTAGCCCCGTACAAAGTGCGTTCGGCGACGGCGGTTCAATGTATGATGGCAGTCCGTCGGCCGGCAGTGGCGCAGCGGCATCCGAATTCGACGGACGAGAAATCGCGGAACCGAACTGGGACACGCCAATCTCGTTTCGCCGCACCGCCGACGAAAACGGTTCGTTCGAAGCTCCTGCCCCGGCTGTGGACCAGGCACCTGCCAAGCAAAAACCTCGCGGCTTTTTCAACTGGTGGAAATAA